A genomic segment from Streptomyces antibioticus encodes:
- a CDS encoding CYTH and CHAD domain-containing protein, whose translation MAETKREIERKYESEDSGLPDLTGVPGVADVLDKGTAELDATYYDTSDLRLAAASVTLRRRTGGSDAGWHLKLPVGPGVRDEIRVPLQDDLPGELAGLVRARVREGQLVPVVRLRSARDIHDLVDAEGRPLAEIGVDRVHAERLFGGKGSTQWTEIEVELADDRDPAFLDKVEKRLRKAGVRPSKSTSKLARALAETKGGHPKRRKASPGEPVTAGDHVLAYIRAQRDAIVALDPAVRLDTEESVHDMRVATRRLRSTFRSFRTVLDREVTDPIADELKWLAGELGVGRDQEVLAERLGAALADLPGGLVDGPVTERLHTWATAGLDGSRRRMLGALDSPRYLTLLDTLDAVVTAPPLRKAAAGKPGKVLPKAVRKDFAKVSALVEEAIEQPPGADRDLALHEARKKAKRTRYAAEAATPALGGPAKDLTKSMKSLQSLLGDHQDSVMARTTLRELSAVAHAAGENTFTYGLLYGREERRSAAVETDVPDTWKTIRASMAV comes from the coding sequence ATGGCGGAGACGAAACGCGAGATCGAGCGCAAGTACGAATCCGAAGACAGCGGACTGCCCGACCTCACCGGAGTCCCCGGGGTCGCCGATGTCCTCGACAAGGGCACCGCGGAACTCGACGCGACCTACTACGACACCTCTGACCTGCGCCTGGCGGCGGCCTCCGTCACCCTGCGCCGCAGAACCGGCGGCTCCGACGCCGGCTGGCATCTGAAACTGCCCGTCGGACCCGGCGTCCGCGACGAGATCCGGGTCCCCCTCCAGGACGACCTGCCCGGGGAACTCGCCGGGCTCGTCCGCGCCCGGGTCCGCGAAGGACAGCTCGTGCCCGTGGTGCGCCTGCGCTCCGCACGGGACATCCACGACCTCGTGGACGCCGAGGGCCGCCCGCTCGCCGAGATCGGCGTCGACCGCGTCCACGCCGAACGCCTCTTCGGCGGCAAGGGCTCCACCCAGTGGACCGAGATCGAGGTCGAGCTGGCCGACGACCGTGACCCCGCCTTCCTCGACAAGGTCGAGAAACGCCTGCGGAAGGCCGGCGTACGCCCCTCGAAGTCCACCTCCAAGCTGGCGCGGGCGCTCGCCGAGACCAAGGGCGGCCACCCCAAGCGCCGGAAGGCGTCCCCCGGCGAGCCCGTCACCGCCGGCGACCACGTCCTCGCCTACATCCGCGCCCAGCGCGACGCGATCGTGGCCCTGGACCCCGCCGTACGCCTCGACACCGAGGAGTCCGTCCACGACATGCGGGTCGCCACCCGGCGGCTGCGCAGCACCTTCCGCTCCTTCCGCACGGTCCTCGACCGCGAGGTCACCGACCCGATCGCCGACGAACTGAAGTGGCTCGCCGGGGAACTGGGCGTCGGCCGCGACCAGGAGGTCCTGGCCGAACGCCTCGGCGCCGCCCTCGCCGACCTGCCCGGAGGGCTGGTCGACGGCCCGGTGACCGAGCGGCTGCACACCTGGGCCACGGCCGGCCTCGACGGCTCGCGCCGCCGGATGCTCGGCGCCCTGGACTCCCCGCGCTACCTCACCCTCCTGGACACCCTGGACGCGGTCGTCACCGCCCCGCCGCTGCGCAAGGCGGCCGCCGGGAAACCCGGCAAGGTGCTCCCCAAGGCCGTACGCAAGGACTTCGCGAAGGTGTCCGCGCTGGTCGAGGAGGCGATCGAGCAGCCGCCGGGAGCCGACCGCGACCTCGCCCTGCACGAGGCCCGCAAGAAGGCAAAGCGCACCCGCTACGCGGCCGAGGCCGCCACGCCCGCGCTCGGCGGCCCGGCCAAGGACCTGACCAAGTCCATGAAGTCGCTCCAGAGCCTCCTCGGCGACCACCAGGACAGCGTCATGGCCCGCACGACCCTGCGCGAACTCTCCGCGGTGGCCCACGCGGCGGGCGAGAACACCTTCACCTACGGACTGCTCTACGGCCGGGAGGAGCGCAGGTCGGCGGCGGTGGAGACCGACGTCCCGGACACCTGGAAGACGATCCGCGCGTCCATGGCGGTCTAG
- a CDS encoding TIGR03936 family radical SAM-associated protein: MQRIRLRYTKRGRLRFTSHRDFQRAFERALRRAEVPMAYSAGFTPHPKVSYANAAPTGTGSEAEYLEIALTAARDPEKLRALLDESLPTGLDIVDAVEARTSGLADRLTASVWELRLDGVEAADAERAVQAFNSAESVEVQRMTKNGVRTFDARPAVVRLEARTETQSETADRPTDRPCAILRLVVRHVTPAVRPDDVLSGLRAVADLAPPVPAAVTRLAQGLFDEETGAVTDPLAPDREAAGAPSADPTAAAKASA; the protein is encoded by the coding sequence GTGCAGCGCATCCGACTGCGCTACACCAAGCGCGGCCGCCTCCGGTTCACCAGCCACCGTGACTTCCAGCGTGCCTTCGAGCGCGCGTTGCGCCGTGCCGAGGTGCCGATGGCCTACTCGGCGGGGTTCACACCGCACCCGAAGGTGTCGTACGCCAATGCCGCACCCACCGGCACGGGCAGTGAGGCGGAGTACCTGGAGATCGCGCTCACCGCGGCGCGGGATCCGGAGAAGCTGAGAGCCCTGCTCGACGAGTCGCTGCCGACCGGGCTCGACATCGTGGACGCGGTCGAGGCCCGCACCTCGGGCCTCGCCGACCGGCTCACGGCCTCGGTGTGGGAGCTGCGGCTCGACGGGGTGGAGGCGGCCGACGCCGAGCGCGCCGTCCAGGCCTTCAACTCCGCCGAGTCCGTCGAGGTCCAGCGCATGACCAAGAACGGCGTGCGCACCTTCGACGCCCGCCCGGCGGTCGTCCGACTCGAAGCACGAACCGAAACACAGAGTGAAACGGCTGATAGGCCGACCGACCGGCCCTGTGCGATACTGCGGCTGGTTGTTCGGCACGTGACGCCTGCCGTACGACCCGACGACGTCCTGTCCGGTCTCCGCGCCGTGGCCGACCTGGCGCCGCCGGTCCCCGCAGCGGTGACCAGGCTGGCGCAGGGGCTGTTCGATGAAGAGACCGGCGCGGTGACCGACCCGCTCGCGCCCGACCGCGAGGCAGCCGGGGCCCCATCGGCCGATCCGACTGCCGCCGCGAAGGCGTCGGCGTAA
- the rodA gene encoding rod shape-determining protein RodA, producing the protein MTGANGFSVSGYGPERAGWTRVFARDSLARRLDWPILLSAIALSLIGSVLVFSATRNRTEINQGDPYFFLVRHLLNTGIGFALMIGTVWLGHRTLRNAVPVLYGLSVLLILLVLTPLGSTVNGAHSWIQLGGGFSLQPSEFVKITIILGMAMLLAARVDAGDKPYPDHRTVVQALGLAAVPMLIVMLMPDLGSVMVMVMIVLGVLLASGASNRWIFGLIGAGAAGAVAVWQLHILDDYQIARFAAFANPSLDPAGVGYNTNQARIAIGSGGLTGAGLFHGSQTTGQFVPEQQTDFVFTVAGEELGFVGAGLIVVLLGVVLWRACRIARETTELYGTIVAAGIVAWFAFQSFENIGMTLGIMPVTGLPLPFVSYGGSSMFAVWVAVGLLQSIRVQRPMSA; encoded by the coding sequence ATGACCGGCGCGAACGGCTTCTCCGTCTCCGGATACGGGCCCGAACGGGCCGGCTGGACCCGGGTCTTCGCCCGTGACTCGCTGGCCCGGCGGCTGGACTGGCCGATACTGCTGTCGGCGATCGCCCTGTCGCTGATCGGCTCGGTGCTGGTCTTCTCCGCGACCCGCAACCGCACCGAGATCAACCAGGGCGACCCGTACTTCTTCCTGGTACGGCATCTGCTGAACACCGGCATCGGCTTCGCCCTGATGATCGGCACCGTCTGGCTCGGCCACCGCACCCTGCGCAACGCGGTCCCGGTGCTGTACGGCCTGTCGGTGCTGCTGATCCTGCTGGTGCTCACCCCGCTCGGCTCCACCGTCAACGGCGCGCACTCCTGGATCCAGCTCGGCGGCGGCTTCTCGCTCCAGCCCTCCGAGTTCGTGAAGATCACGATCATCCTGGGCATGGCGATGCTGCTGGCCGCCCGGGTCGACGCGGGCGACAAGCCCTACCCGGACCACCGCACGGTCGTCCAGGCGCTCGGCCTCGCCGCCGTCCCCATGCTGATCGTGATGCTCATGCCCGACCTCGGGTCGGTCATGGTCATGGTGATGATCGTGCTGGGCGTGCTGCTGGCCTCCGGCGCCTCCAACCGCTGGATCTTCGGGCTCATCGGCGCGGGCGCGGCCGGCGCGGTCGCCGTCTGGCAGCTCCACATCCTGGACGACTACCAGATCGCCCGGTTCGCCGCCTTCGCCAACCCCAGCCTCGACCCGGCGGGCGTCGGCTACAACACCAACCAGGCGCGCATCGCGATCGGCTCCGGCGGGCTGACCGGCGCCGGCCTCTTCCACGGTTCGCAGACCACCGGCCAGTTCGTCCCCGAGCAGCAGACCGACTTCGTGTTCACGGTCGCGGGCGAGGAACTGGGCTTCGTCGGCGCGGGACTGATCGTCGTCCTGCTCGGCGTGGTCCTGTGGCGCGCCTGCCGGATCGCCCGCGAGACGACCGAGCTGTACGGCACGATCGTGGCCGCAGGCATCGTGGCGTGGTTCGCGTTCCAGTCGTTCGAGAACATCGGCATGACCCTCGGCATCATGCCGGTGACCGGTCTGCCGCTGCCGTTCGTCTCCTACGGCGGCTCGTCGATGTTCGCGGTGTGGGTGGCGGTGGGGCTGTTGCAGTCGATCCGCGTACAGCGGCCGATGTCGGCGTAG
- a CDS encoding Rne/Rng family ribonuclease, with product MLEPTEPAQGSADQNDTPSDTLPPRRRRRAASRPAGPPAAGAEASTEITAPAIPAAESVEALAEEDADLAEGVEETKIDETVADAVEEPAPRTRRRATRRASAPAGAPAAAEAAETVVAAAAPVEASAGSPAAEVTDEAEAPAEDAAPRRTRRRATRRVSAPAGAPEAAESAEAPETAETVEPAAVEAVEAVEEAPAPRTRRRATRRVTAAAAEETAEAVTPVSMDDTEQTAAVEAVPAAEAVADEPAPRTRRRASRRASAPAGAPAETEAAEAPAVAVEQAPETPEAADDEDSGSRRPRRRVVRRAAGGFSEPARAKGGDEGDSPRRPARPAVAVFQAPVFAEPQFQTPQRAAAEAAAAVAEEPEEPTEVEETEEPVAEEPSGSRRRRRRRGAPAAEETEAPRPAAAAPVAEEEPEAEEEADEAAEDAVEGDDDGEETGSRRRRRRGGRRRRRGESADGDAGDDTDELAAEQAEQDAEDTAEQEDEDAEEEAAGSTAGSRRRRRRRRRAGDGSTDAEAGDGDPERTVVKVREPRKPSEPSDEVQSIKGSTRLEAKKQRRREGREQGRRRVPIITEAEFLARREAVERVMVVRQSGERTQIGVLEDGVLVEHYVNKEQSTSYVGNVYLGKVQNVLPSMEAAFIDIGKGRNAVLYAGEVNFEALGMANGPRRIESALKSGQSVLVQVTKDPIGHKGARLTSQVSLPGRYLVYVPEGSMTGISRKLPDTERARLKTILKKIVPEDAGVIVRTAAEGASEDELRRDVERLQAQWEEIQKKAKSGNAPTLLYGEPDMTVRVVRDIFNEDFSKVVVSGDEAWSTIHGYVAHVAPDLAERLSRWTSEVDVFATYRIDEQLAKALDRKVWLPSGGSLVIDRTEAMVVVDVNTGKFTGQGGNLEETVTRNNLEAAEEIVRQLRLRDLGGIIVIDFIDMVLESNRDLVLRRLLECLGRDRTKHQVAEVTSLGLVQMTRKRVGQGLLESFSETCVHCNGRGVIVHMEQPTSPGGGGKRKKRGRGGDASGHDHEHETVTADVTEAAVAVEDTDAETEAEVAAEVAEPVALSAPDFALDEELFSSVAEAEAAASRGRSRRRSGRRASAPAGAPRSGGSRRQSGAEAATAQGVGAEAESERPVQPADAVAAHAEPVAVEDPVVEAPVASEETAAVVEAPAVDEAAAPKGRTRRRATRKVSAPAGSPAGAEAAVVTVTEPVAAPVEQAEAAPEPVAVEPVAAEPVAESAAPARPRRRAVRKATAPTASEETAVVVVPSAEASEASEAPVADVAEAPEAEAPVADEPEAAAPAKKTAARKTAKKATAKKAATKKTAAKKTTATAAKKTVAKKTTAKKAAKATTAKKTVAAQQSAPSVSASTED from the coding sequence ATGCTCGAGCCGACCGAACCCGCCCAGGGTTCCGCAGACCAGAACGACACCCCCAGCGACACCCTGCCGCCGCGTCGCCGGCGCCGTGCCGCTTCCCGGCCCGCCGGCCCGCCGGCCGCCGGTGCCGAGGCGTCGACGGAGATCACCGCGCCGGCCATACCGGCCGCGGAGTCCGTCGAGGCCCTGGCGGAGGAGGACGCCGACCTCGCCGAGGGCGTCGAGGAAACCAAGATCGACGAGACCGTCGCCGACGCCGTCGAGGAGCCCGCGCCGCGTACCCGCCGTCGGGCCACCCGCCGGGCGTCCGCGCCGGCCGGGGCCCCCGCGGCGGCCGAGGCCGCCGAGACCGTCGTAGCGGCCGCCGCGCCCGTCGAGGCGAGCGCCGGGAGCCCGGCCGCCGAGGTGACCGACGAGGCCGAGGCCCCCGCCGAGGACGCCGCGCCGCGCCGTACCCGCCGCCGCGCCACCCGCCGCGTGTCCGCGCCGGCCGGGGCGCCCGAGGCCGCCGAGAGCGCCGAGGCCCCTGAGACCGCCGAGACCGTGGAGCCCGCGGCCGTCGAGGCCGTGGAGGCCGTCGAAGAGGCGCCCGCGCCGCGGACCCGTCGCCGGGCCACCCGCCGGGTGACCGCGGCCGCCGCCGAGGAGACCGCCGAGGCCGTGACGCCGGTGAGCATGGACGACACCGAGCAGACCGCCGCCGTCGAGGCCGTGCCGGCTGCCGAGGCCGTCGCCGACGAGCCCGCGCCGCGTACCCGCCGTCGCGCCAGCCGCCGGGCCTCCGCCCCCGCCGGTGCGCCCGCGGAGACCGAGGCCGCCGAGGCGCCCGCCGTCGCCGTGGAGCAGGCCCCCGAGACCCCCGAGGCCGCCGACGACGAGGACTCCGGTTCCCGCCGTCCGCGCCGCCGTGTCGTGCGCCGCGCCGCCGGCGGGTTCTCCGAGCCCGCGCGCGCCAAGGGCGGTGACGAGGGCGACTCCCCGCGTCGCCCGGCGCGTCCCGCCGTCGCCGTGTTCCAGGCGCCCGTGTTCGCCGAGCCGCAGTTCCAGACGCCGCAGCGGGCCGCCGCCGAGGCCGCGGCCGCCGTGGCCGAGGAGCCCGAGGAGCCCACCGAGGTCGAGGAGACCGAGGAGCCCGTGGCGGAGGAGCCGTCCGGCTCGCGCCGTCGCCGTCGCCGCCGGGGCGCCCCCGCCGCCGAGGAGACCGAGGCCCCCCGCCCCGCCGCTGCCGCGCCCGTCGCGGAGGAGGAGCCCGAGGCGGAGGAGGAGGCCGACGAGGCCGCCGAGGACGCCGTCGAGGGTGACGACGACGGCGAGGAGACCGGCTCGCGCCGCCGTCGCCGCCGCGGTGGCCGTCGCCGCCGCCGGGGCGAGTCCGCCGACGGTGACGCCGGGGACGACACCGACGAACTGGCCGCCGAGCAGGCGGAGCAGGACGCCGAGGACACCGCCGAGCAGGAGGACGAGGACGCCGAGGAGGAGGCGGCCGGCTCCACCGCGGGCAGCCGTCGTCGCCGGCGCCGTCGCCGCCGTGCCGGGGACGGTTCCACCGACGCCGAGGCCGGTGACGGCGACCCCGAGCGCACGGTCGTCAAGGTCCGTGAGCCGCGCAAGCCCTCCGAGCCGTCCGACGAGGTGCAGTCCATCAAGGGCTCGACCCGTCTGGAGGCCAAGAAGCAGCGCCGCCGCGAAGGCCGTGAGCAGGGCCGCCGGCGCGTCCCGATCATCACCGAGGCCGAGTTCCTGGCCCGCCGCGAGGCCGTCGAGCGGGTGATGGTCGTCCGCCAGAGCGGCGAGCGCACCCAGATCGGCGTCCTGGAGGACGGCGTGCTCGTCGAGCACTACGTCAACAAGGAGCAGTCGACCTCGTACGTCGGCAACGTCTACCTGGGCAAGGTCCAGAACGTGCTGCCGTCGATGGAGGCCGCGTTCATCGACATCGGCAAGGGGCGCAACGCCGTCCTGTACGCCGGTGAGGTCAACTTCGAGGCGCTCGGCATGGCCAACGGGCCGCGCCGTATCGAGTCCGCGCTGAAGTCCGGCCAGTCGGTGCTCGTCCAGGTCACCAAGGACCCCATCGGTCACAAGGGCGCCCGTCTGACCAGCCAGGTCTCCCTGCCGGGCCGCTACCTCGTGTACGTGCCCGAGGGCTCGATGACCGGCATCAGCCGCAAGCTGCCCGACACCGAGCGGGCCCGGCTGAAGACGATCCTCAAGAAGATCGTCCCCGAGGACGCGGGCGTCATCGTGCGCACCGCCGCCGAGGGCGCGAGCGAGGACGAGCTGCGCCGTGACGTCGAGCGGCTCCAGGCGCAGTGGGAGGAGATCCAGAAGAAGGCCAAGAGCGGCAACGCCCCGACGCTGCTCTACGGCGAGCCGGACATGACCGTCCGGGTGGTCCGCGACATCTTCAACGAGGACTTCTCCAAGGTCGTCGTCAGCGGCGACGAGGCGTGGTCGACCATCCACGGGTACGTCGCGCATGTCGCCCCCGACCTGGCCGAGCGGCTGTCGCGGTGGACCTCCGAGGTCGACGTCTTCGCCACCTACCGGATCGACGAGCAGCTCGCCAAGGCGCTGGACCGCAAGGTCTGGCTGCCGAGCGGCGGTTCGCTGGTGATCGACCGGACCGAGGCGATGGTCGTGGTCGACGTCAACACCGGCAAGTTCACCGGTCAGGGCGGCAACCTCGAGGAGACGGTCACCAGGAACAACCTGGAGGCGGCCGAGGAGATCGTGCGCCAGCTCCGGCTGCGCGACCTCGGCGGCATCATCGTCATCGACTTCATCGACATGGTCCTGGAGTCCAACCGCGATCTGGTGCTGCGGCGTCTGCTGGAGTGCCTGGGCCGGGACCGTACGAAGCACCAGGTGGCCGAGGTGACCTCGCTGGGCCTCGTGCAGATGACCCGCAAGCGGGTCGGCCAGGGTCTGCTGGAGTCGTTCTCCGAGACCTGTGTGCACTGCAACGGCCGTGGTGTCATCGTCCACATGGAGCAGCCGACGTCCCCCGGTGGCGGCGGCAAGCGCAAGAAGCGGGGCCGTGGCGGCGACGCGTCCGGCCACGACCACGAGCACGAGACGGTGACCGCCGACGTGACCGAGGCGGCCGTGGCCGTCGAGGACACCGACGCCGAGACCGAGGCGGAGGTCGCCGCGGAGGTGGCCGAGCCGGTCGCGCTCTCCGCGCCCGACTTCGCCCTGGACGAGGAGCTGTTCAGCAGCGTCGCCGAGGCGGAGGCCGCGGCCTCGCGCGGGCGGAGCCGTCGCCGGTCCGGCCGACGGGCGTCCGCTCCGGCGGGCGCGCCGCGGAGCGGCGGGTCGCGGCGGCAGAGCGGCGCCGAGGCGGCCACGGCCCAAGGGGTCGGCGCCGAGGCGGAGTCCGAGCGGCCGGTGCAGCCGGCCGACGCGGTCGCCGCGCACGCGGAGCCGGTCGCGGTGGAGGACCCGGTCGTCGAGGCGCCGGTCGCGTCCGAGGAGACGGCCGCCGTGGTCGAGGCCCCGGCCGTCGACGAGGCCGCCGCGCCCAAGGGGCGGACGCGTCGGCGTGCCACCCGGAAGGTGTCCGCGCCGGCCGGTTCGCCCGCCGGGGCGGAGGCCGCCGTCGTGACGGTCACCGAGCCCGTGGCCGCTCCGGTCGAGCAGGCCGAGGCCGCGCCCGAGCCGGTGGCCGTGGAGCCGGTCGCCGCCGAGCCGGTCGCCGAGAGCGCGGCCCCGGCCCGCCCGCGGCGCCGCGCCGTGCGCAAGGCCACCGCGCCGACCGCGTCGGAGGAGACGGCCGTCGTGGTCGTCCCGTCGGCGGAGGCGTCCGAGGCGTCCGAAGCACCGGTGGCCGACGTGGCCGAGGCACCCGAGGCCGAGGCACCGGTCGCCGACGAGCCGGAGGCCGCCGCTCCCGCCAAGAAGACCGCCGCGCGCAAGACGGCCAAGAAGGCCACGGCGAAGAAGGCCGCCACCAAGAAGACGGCGGCCAAGAAGACGACCGCGACCGCCGCGAAGAAGACCGTCGCCAAGAAGACGACGGCCAAGAAGGCGGCCAAGGCCACCACGGCGAAGAAGACGGTGGCGGCACAGCAGAGCGCGCCGTCCGTGTCGGCCTCCACGGAGGACTGA
- a CDS encoding TIGR03960 family B12-binding radical SAM protein, producing MSVESVFPQLEALLPHVQKPIQYVGGELNSTVKPWESSDVRWALMYPDAYEVGLPNQGVMILYEVLNEQEGVLAERTYSVWPDLEALMREHGVPQFTVDSHRPVKAFDVFGLSFSTELGYTNMLTALDLAGIPLESKDRGLDDPIVLAGGHAAFNPEPIADFIDAAVIGDGEQAVLDMTRIIKEWKAEGRPGGREEVLLRLAKTGAVYIPAFYDVEYLPDGRIARVVPNRSGVPWRVSKHTVMDLDEWPYPKQPLVPLAETVHERMSVEIFRGCTRGCRFCQAGMITRPVRERSITGIGDMVDKGLKATGFEEVGLLSLSSADHSEIGDIAKGLADRYTEDKIGLSLPSTRVDAFNVDLANELTRNGRRSGLTFAPEGGSERMRKVINKMVSEEDLIRTVATAYGNGWRQVKLYFMCGLPTETDDDVLQIADMAMNVIQKGREVSRSNDIRCTVSIGGFVPKPHTPFQWAPQLSAEETDARLEKLRDKIRGDKKYGRSIGFRYHDGKPGIVEGLLSRGDRRIGAVIRAVYEDGGRFDGWREHFSYDRWMSCADKALAEFGVDVDWYTTRERGYEEVLPWDHLDSGLDKDWLWEDWQDALDETEVEDCRWTPCFDCGVCPAMDTSIQIGPTGKKLLPLTVKQPAGSGAHSH from the coding sequence ATGTCTGTCGAGTCGGTCTTCCCGCAGCTCGAAGCCTTGCTCCCGCATGTGCAGAAGCCGATCCAGTACGTGGGCGGCGAGCTGAACTCCACGGTCAAGCCCTGGGAGTCCAGCGACGTCCGCTGGGCGCTGATGTACCCGGACGCCTACGAGGTCGGTCTGCCCAACCAGGGCGTCATGATCCTCTACGAGGTCCTCAACGAGCAGGAGGGCGTCCTCGCCGAGCGCACCTACAGCGTGTGGCCGGACCTGGAGGCGCTGATGCGGGAGCACGGCGTCCCGCAGTTCACGGTCGACAGCCACCGCCCGGTCAAGGCGTTCGACGTGTTCGGCCTGTCCTTCTCCACGGAGCTGGGCTACACCAACATGCTCACCGCCCTGGACCTGGCCGGCATCCCGCTGGAGTCCAAGGACCGCGGTCTGGACGACCCGATCGTCCTCGCCGGCGGCCACGCGGCCTTCAACCCGGAGCCGATCGCCGACTTCATCGACGCGGCGGTCATCGGCGACGGCGAGCAGGCCGTCCTCGACATGACCCGCATCATCAAGGAGTGGAAGGCCGAGGGCCGCCCCGGCGGCCGCGAGGAGGTGCTCCTGCGCCTCGCCAAGACGGGCGCGGTGTACATCCCCGCCTTCTACGACGTCGAGTACCTCCCCGACGGCCGGATCGCCCGTGTGGTCCCCAACCGCTCGGGCGTGCCGTGGCGGGTGTCCAAGCACACCGTCATGGACCTCGACGAATGGCCCTACCCCAAGCAGCCCCTCGTCCCGCTCGCCGAGACCGTCCACGAGCGCATGTCGGTGGAGATCTTCCGCGGCTGCACCCGCGGCTGCCGCTTCTGCCAGGCCGGCATGATCACCCGCCCGGTGCGCGAGCGGTCGATCACCGGCATCGGCGACATGGTCGACAAGGGCCTCAAGGCGACCGGCTTCGAGGAGGTCGGCCTGCTCTCCCTGTCCTCGGCGGACCACTCCGAGATCGGCGACATCGCCAAGGGCCTCGCGGACCGCTACACCGAGGACAAGATCGGCCTCTCGCTCCCCTCCACCCGCGTGGACGCCTTCAACGTCGACCTGGCGAACGAACTCACGCGCAACGGCCGCCGCTCCGGACTCACCTTCGCCCCCGAGGGCGGCTCCGAGCGCATGCGCAAGGTCATCAACAAGATGGTCTCCGAGGAGGACCTGATCCGCACGGTCGCCACCGCCTATGGCAACGGCTGGCGCCAGGTGAAGCTGTACTTCATGTGCGGTCTGCCGACCGAGACCGACGACGACGTCCTCCAGATCGCCGACATGGCGATGAACGTCATCCAGAAGGGCCGCGAGGTCTCCCGCTCCAACGACATCCGCTGCACGGTGTCGATCGGCGGCTTCGTGCCCAAGCCGCACACCCCCTTCCAGTGGGCGCCCCAGCTCTCCGCCGAGGAGACCGACGCCCGCCTGGAGAAGCTCCGCGACAAGATCCGCGGCGACAAGAAGTACGGCCGCTCCATCGGCTTCCGCTACCACGACGGCAAGCCCGGCATCGTCGAGGGCCTGCTCTCCCGCGGCGACCGCCGCATCGGCGCCGTCATCCGCGCGGTCTACGAGGACGGCGGCCGCTTCGACGGCTGGCGCGAGCACTTCTCCTACGACCGCTGGATGAGCTGCGCCGACAAGGCGCTGGCCGAGTTCGGCGTCGACGTCGACTGGTACACCACCCGTGAGCGCGGCTACGAGGAGGTCCTGCCCTGGGACCACCTGGACTCCGGCCTCGACAAGGACTGGCTCTGGGAGGACTGGCAGGACGCCCTCGACGAGACCGAGGTCGAGGACTGCCGCTGGACGCCGTGCTTCGACTGCGGGGTGTGCCCGGCGATGGACACCAGCATCCAGATCGGCCCCACGGGCAAGAAGCTGCTGCCGCTGACGGTGAAGCAGCCGGCGGGGAGCGGCGCGCACAGTCACTGA